CATGCTCGCAAGAATACGGGAAAAATATCTGAAGCAGCTGGCGGCCGTGAAACGAAACCCGGAGGAGACAGCATGATACGGAGCATGACCGGTTACGGCAGATCCGAAACGACCTGCGGCACTGCCGCGGTGATCATCGAGATCAAGTCCTTTAACCACCGCAACCTGGAGATCACCACCAGAGTTCCGGGCAGTCTCGGCGCCCTCGAACTGCTGATCAGGAAAAAAATTGCCCAGTGCCTGTCCCGGGGCAGGATCGAACTGGTGATGCGCCTCGAGACGGACCGGGAGGGTACCGACGTCAGCGTGCTGAAGGCCGATCTTCCCCTTATCAGGGATTACTTCGACACTCTGTCACGGGTCAGGGACGAACTGGCACTGCCCGATCCCATAACGCTGGAGATGGTTACGTCAATAAAAAACGGCATCTACGCTTCTGAACAGGAATACGACGACCCCGACATCCGGTCCTCCATTGAAAAAGGCGTCGATGAGGCTTTGGCGGCTCTCATGGAGATGAAGGAGCAGGAAGGGTCGATCCTCTACAGGGATTTCACAGACAGGATCGACCGTATACAGCAATGGCTGGATGCCGTCACCGCCCGGGTTCCCCGGGTCGTGGCGGAATATCGGCAGCGTCTGGTGGAGCGCCTGAAAACGCTGGCGTCGGAAATAGAAATCGATGAGGCGAGACTGGCCCAGGAAATAGTATTCATGGCCGAGAAGAGCGACATAACTGAGGAGCTTGTCCGCCTGGACAGCCACATCAGCCAGTTCAGGGACCTACTGGACGCGTCGGAACCTTCCGGACGCAGACTGGACTTTATCTTCCAGGAAATGCATAGGGAAATCAATACGATAGGATCGAAGAGCGGTGATCTCGAGATTGCGCGAACCGTCATCGACGTTAAGACCGAACTTGCCAAATTACGGGAACAGGTTCAAAATATCGAATAGCAGGAACGCTGCGGCAGCAACGGAATGCATCCAGGGGGGATCATGAAACAGGATACGACGGATACGCAGGGGTGTATCGGCCTGCTGCGGATGTTCGCCCGGTCTTTGCTGATAAGCGCCTCCTGGAATTATTCGCGGATGCAGAACCTGGGGTTTGCCTTCGTCCTGGCTCCCCTGGCCGAGTCACGGGGTTCGAAGAGGGCCGAATTTCTTGTCACCCACCTGGATTCATTCAGTTCCCACCCCGTCATGTCGTCGCTGATCGTCGGGTCGGTCCTGAAGCATGAAGAAGCACTCCGGAATGCCGACGCCGTCCGGCTGAAGCAATCACTCGCGGCCCCTTATGCCGGTCTCGGAGTCCCCTTTTTCTGGGGATCACTCAGGCCGCTGGCATCCATTCTGGGAGTCGCTGCGGCTCTGACGGGCTCTCTTCCGGCACCGGCGACGGTACTGATCGCCTACAATGCCGTCCACGGACATGTACGGATAACGGGATTCATCAGGGCATACCGGGACGGAGCGGGCGCCATGGATTTCCTCAGAAGGATCGACATGCCCGAATGGGGAAAGAAGATACGATGGCTATCTTGTGTGGTGCTGGCGTTTCTCGGAGCGGGCTTTCTTTCCGGCCCCCTCTTCCGGAGCCCGGAATACCTGCCCGGACCGGTCGGCGCCCTGATGGTGCTTGCCGCCATCATGCTCTTTCGCGGCCTCGTTGTATTGAGAATTCCCGTGCTGGCAATTCTCTATGGATTCTCGCTGATCACGATACTCGCTGCCGGCCTGCTATGAAACGTGTACAAGCTTTTACACTCAAGAACGAACTGGGCCTTCACGCCAGGGTTGCCGCGACGCTGGTCAATACGGCGAAACGATTCAAGGCCCGGATCACCTATGAACGGGATGGAATCATCGTGGACGGGAAAAGCATCCTGGGCATTCTGACCCTTGCCTGCCCGAAGGGCGGGCGAATCATCATCGTAGCCGACGGACCGGACTCGGCTGAGGCCATGAAGGCCTTCGAGACACTTATTGAAGATAAATTCGGAGAAGAATAGGTGACGATACAGGGATCGAAACGAACCATCGTGTTGAAGGGGCTCGGGGTGTCTCCGGGTATCGCGGACGGACGGGCGCACCTGTTGGACAATCACAGTACTATGCCCTTCGCGCATCGTGAGATATCCCATCCGGCCCTGATAGAGCGGGAGATCGGCCGTTTCAGGCAGGCCCTGGAGGATTCGGAACGGGAACTCGCCGCCATCAGGGAAAAACTCGAGACTATAGACGGTATCGGTCCGCTTATTCTGGAAGTTCACGCCATGATGCTCAAAGACGCGGGCCTGCGTGAACAGACAGCAGGTTTCATCAAAAAAAACGGGATCAACGCCGAATGGGCCCTGGAGATGACCCTGACCCGCTATCGCGGCATTTTCAACAGGATGGAAGATGAGTACCTGAAGGCACGCATTCGGGATATCGAAGACGTGGTACAGATGATTCTTCGTCATCTGTCGGGGGCCGGCAAGGAAACGATTGACGACATCGATGAGAAAACCATTATTGTAGCCCACGATCTCTCGCCGGCGGAGACAGTGCAGTTGAAGGTCAGAAAGATTCTTGCCTTTGCCACCGATGTGGGAGGCAAGACCTCTCATACGACCATCGTGGCACGCTCCCTCGGCATACCCGCCGTCGTGGGGCTTGAACACATAACCCGCGAAGTCCGCAACGACGATATTCTGGTTGTTGACGGCACGTCCGGCGTGGTGATTATCAATCCCGACCAGGAGACACTGAAGCGCTATGAAGACAAGAAACTTCATTACCGCCTCCTGGAGGAGACCTACCTCAAGGAGGCGCGCCTGCCCGCCGTGACCCGGGACAACCTCAGGATTGGCGTTGGCGCAAATCTTGAATTTATTGAGGAAATTCCATCAGCAGTGCATCACGGCGCCAATGGTGTCGGCCTGTTCCGCACTGAATTTTTTTACATCAACAGGGAGCAGCCTCCCACAGAGGAGGAGCATTTCAATCATTACCGGCCCCTCATTGAAAATGAGCACCTGAAATGGGCCACCATACGAACCTTTGACTTGGGAGGAGACAAATTTATATCCGACCCGTGCCTCGCCGAGGAAATGAATCCTGCCATGGGGCTTCGGGCCGTCCGATATTGCCTGCAGGAACCGGAGTTTTTTGAAGTACAGATCCGGGGAATCCTTCGGGCCAGCGCCTTCGGAAACACGGGAATCATGATTCCGATGATTTCAGGCGTTGAGGAAATCAGGAGGGTGAAAACAATAATCGAGAGGGTGAAGGAAGGACTTCGCACCGAGGGAATCCCCTTCAATGAGGGCATAAAGCTGGGGATTATGATCGAAGTTCCCTCGGCGGCAATGATGGCAGGAGCCCTTGCCCGGGAAGTTGATTTTTTCAGTATCGGTACCAACGATCTTATTCAGTATTCCCTGGCCATCGACCGTGTCAACGAAAATGTGGGATACCTCTACAAGCCTTGTCATCCGGCGGTGTTGCAGCTTATCAGACATATCGTCACCGCCGGTCATCAGGCCGGAATCAAGGTGGCCATGTGCGGTGAAATGGCGGGAGATCCCTTCTGCACCATGCTCCTGCTGGGGCTTGAACTTGACGGCCTGAGCATGACACCCCTGGCCATTCCCAGGGTGAAAGGAATCATTCGGGAATCGACCTTCAAGGAATCGAAGGAGCTGCTCCGGAGGGTTCTCGCCTTTGACCAGGCCGACGAAATCGAAGAATATGTCAGGGAATACATGGTTCAACGATTTCCTGAGTACTGTGTTGACGATCACGCTGATTGACGGGATGATCCCATGGCTGCCGTAAAACCTTCCGATCACCCCTTGTGGTCCGTACCAACAACGAGGAGCCGACAGTGCTCGAAAAACTGACGCATCGTATAGAACGAGGGGATTATCCCTCCCGGAAGCTGCTGTCACGCCTGTACCGGTGGATCAGCCGGGCCGGTGAGCATTACGAGGGGGAACTCTCCGCTCCGACCCGGTATCCGTTCTTCTGGATCCTGGACCGAATGCTGTCACGGGTTACCATAGCGCAGGAGGATGTTGAAACCCTGAAGGACCTTTCGACACGGGGTATCGTCGTATACAGTCTTAAAAACCGCAGCCAGCTCAACTGCCTTATCATACGCAGCCTGCTTGCCGGGAACGATATCGATCCACCGGCCTACTGCCACGGAACCGGCATGCTCCTCTGGCAACCGTACCGAAAGGCGATCAGAACACTGGTCTCGAGAATTATCAACAATCCTTACAGGAACAAGTACCTCAAGCGGATCACCACTGAGGGGAAAAGCAGCCTCATCTATGTCCGGGGTTCCGCCCATGTCAGCAGCCCCTACCCGAAAGACCCCCTTCTTCAGCTTATCGAAGCCCAGCCTGAGATGACCGCGCCTGTTTTTCTCGTTCCCCAACTCGTCGTTTACGGCAGGAGAAGGGAGCGGGAAGTGCGAAGTTTCATGGAGATTCTCTTCGGACCTTCCGACAACCCCGGTCCTGTCCGCCGGTCCGTCCTGTTCTTCCGATTCTCCCGGAAAGCCGCCGTTATTTCCTGCAAACCCATCGACCTTCAACAATTTATGGCAGAGAACAGAAACGCGTCGCCGGGAATCCTGTCGAACCTGCTCCGGCAGGAAATTACTTCCAGGATCAATGCCGAACGGCGCTCAATATTGGGCCCTCTGCTTAAATCACGTGATGAAATCGTCGGCCAGGTTCTCAGGGATGTAGAGATGGTTCGAGTCATGCAGGAAATCGCCGAGGAGGAAGGCAGTGAACTGCAGGATGTGGTGCGGAAAGCCTCCCGTTACCTGCATGAAATAGCCGCCGACTATCGCGACAGTTATATCGCCGTCCTCGACCGGATCCTTACCTGGGTTTGGAACAACATCTATGACGGTGTCGTTATCGACCGGGAGGGTCTCGCAAAAATACGTGAAATATCAAAAAAAATGCCCTTTGTCATTGTTCCCTGCCACCGCAGCCACATCGACTACCTCCTGATTCACTACATATTTTATTACAACAATATTCAGCTTCCCTTCATCGCCGCCGGGAACAACCTCCTGGTATGGCCTATCGGACATATCTTCAGACGGTCGGGTGCTTTTTTCCTGAGAAGGACCTTCGCGGGGAACAGGCTCTACGCACAGGTTTTTGAAAAGTACATCAAAGTGCTTCTGCAGGAAGGTCATCCCCTCGAGTTCTTCATTGAAGGGGGCCGGAGCCGGACAGGCAAGATGGTCATGCCCAAGTACGGCCTTCTTTCCATGGTAATCCAGGCATACCGCGAAAAGGCCTGTGATGATATCGCCATCATTCCCGTGTACATAGGATATGACAAGGTCATAGAAGAAAAATCCTACCTGCAGGAATTGGGCGGCGGAGTCAAGAAGAAGGAATCCACGGCGGGCATCGTCAAGTCGAGCCGTGTGCTCAAGAAACGCTACGGCCGGGTGTACCTCAACATCGGCGAACCGATACAGATCAAGGAATACCTGGACCGGGCCGATCCATCCATAGAGGAGCGGACCACCGAGGAACGGCAAAGCCTGTACCGGAAAATGGGCTACGAGATCGCCCACAGGATCAACGACGTATCCGTGGTGACGCCCTTCGCTCTGGTGGCGGCGGCACTGCTCGGGCACTACCGGCGGGGCATCGCCCACGACGATCTCAGAAGCATCATTGACGAGTTGCATGACTACCTCGAGCATCGGAAGGTCTGCTTTTCCTCGACCTTCGCTGGAATCGATTATGCCATAACCGAAGCCCTCAACTTCTTTGAATCATCGGGGAACATATCGAAGATGGGCATCGATGAGGATGACGAGCCCGACGAGGAATTCGCCGAGATCATTTATTCTGTTGAAAGTGGTCGCCGTATGGGGCTTGAGTATTACAAGAACACCATACTGCACTTTTTCCTGCCCATTTCATTTGTGGCCGCCTCGATCCTTTCCAGTGACGAGGATACCATTCTCCTCTCCCGGGTCATGGAGGACTACCGGTTTCTGAAAAGGCTGTTCTGGAATGAATTCATATTCGATGACGAAAGCGACGACCTCGAAGAAATACGGGAAACCCTGCTGTACCTTGCCGATCGCGGCATGGTCGCCCGGGATCATTTCTTCGATGAAACATCGCGTCTGATCATCACGGGCAGGGGCAGAATCAGCCTCGCGCCCTTCGCGGGCCTGATACAGAACTATATAGAATCCTATTGGATCGTTCTCCGGGGAAGTTCGTACCTGAAAAACAAGGAGCGGAGTGACCGCGATCTTCTCAGGAAAACCCACAAACTGGGAATGAAGATGTATAAAAAGGGAGAGATCGCCCGGGAGGAAGCCCTCTCACCGCCGAATTACCAGGGGGCCCTCCGTTTCCTCAACGATGCCGGAGTCGTCACCGTTTCCTCGGGAAGTGTCGAGGGAGGCCGAAAGCGGGAGAAAAAAAGGGAAACAAAAACAGTTGTCCTCAACGAAGACCGGAGCCGGCTCGAGACGATCCGGCAGAAACTGTTCAAGTTCGTATCCCCCCGCTGAAATACCGGCGCGGCGGGAGCGATACGCGTTTTCCCCCCCTTCCAGGCCCCGCGCTACATGATGCAGTACAGCGCCGCCCGGCCGCGGTAGATGCCGGCTGAACTCAGTTCCTCCTCGATTCTGAGGATACGGTTGTATTTCGCAAGCCGTTCGCTCCGCGACAGAGAACCGCTCTTGATCTGCCCGCAATTCATGGCTACGGCCACGTCGGCTATAAAGGTGTCTTCCGTTTCGCCCGATCGGTGGGAAATGACCGTTGTGTAGGCCGCCTCTCTGGCGTGCAGGATTGTCTCGAGAGTTTCCGACAGAGTCCCTATCTGGTTGAGCTTGATGAGAATCGAATTGCCCACGCCACGGGAGATCCCCCTGGCAAGCCGTTCCTTGTTGGTGACGAAGAGATCATCGCCCACGATCTGAATCTGTCCGCCCAGCCTGTCCGTCAGCAGTTTCCAGCCATCCCAGTCGTCCTCGGCCAGGCCGTCTTCGATGGAGACGATCGGGTAGCGCGAGACGAGCCGTTCGTAGTAATCGACGAGTTCTTCCGCCGAGTGTTCGGACTTCCTTTCCGCCGCAAGGACGTATCGCCCCTCCCGGTAAAAAGAACTTGCCGCCGCATCCAGGGCGATAGCCACGTGGGTTCCCGGTTCATACCCGGCCTGTTGGACGGCCTCCATGATAACCATCAGGGCTTCTTCATTAGACTTCAGGTCCGGCGCGAAGCCTCCTTCGTCTCCGACGGCGGTGTTATATCCCCTTTCTTTCAGAACAGACTTGAGGCTGTGGAAGACTTCCGCCGCCATGCGCAGTCCTTCCCTGAAGGAAGGCGCTCCCAGGGGCATGATCATGAATTCCTGTATGTCCACGTTATTGTCGGCATGCTGCCCTCCGTTTATGATGTTCATCATGGGAACGGGCAGTTCACACGCGGAGACTCCGCCGAGATAGCGATAGAGGGGAAGCCCGAGCACTTCAGCCGCCGCCCTGGCGCAGGCCAGGGAAACGCCCAGCATGGCATTGGCTCCGAGACCGCTCTTGTTGGGAGTTCCATCAAGTTCGATCATCAGCAGGTCAATCGCTCTCTGGTCCAGGCAGTTCATGCCGGTTATTTCAGGACCGATCCTTTCAATAATATTTCGCACGGCCTTTTGAACACCCTTGCCGCCGTAACGGCCGGTGTCGCCATCGCGCAGCTCCAGCATTTCGTGTTCACCCGTTGAAGCTCCCGACGGAACCGAAGCCCTGCCCATGATTTCGGAACTGAGGGTAATATCGACTTCCACGGTCGGATTCCCTCGGGAATCAAGGATTTCACGTGCGGATACGTCAACGATTTCAGTCATGGTGCCACTCCGCCTTTTTTTAGGGGATTTCTTACACCTGTTTGAGTGCTATTTCAAGAAAAGACGACTCCCTGACAAGGCAGGATGTCTGGTTGGAGCGCATCACCCGTCACCGAGACGCGCCCCGTGTGCGCCTCTTTCTCCGGGACCCGTTTACAAAGCCGTCCCGCATCGGACGTTTTTCGGCTTTGTACGGGGTCGTCAGGATTGTCATGCGATCCTTTGGAACGGGCAACCGACGAAGTGGCCATTGACCTCGTCGCGGTCTTCAGTACGTGCCCTAGTACGTGCCCTTCATATGGACGAGAATATCCCGGACGACGCTGTCGATCTTTCCGGAAGCGATTTTTTTGAGCTTCGCTGCCCGAAGCTCGGCTTCTTCCATGTTCTTGCGCGCTTCGTCCTCGGCCTGGGCGACAATCTCTTTTTCCTGGTCGGCAACGTCCTCCAGGGACAGTTCGACGGAAATAATTTCCCGGGCTTTCGTCCGGGCGGCATCGATCGCCTTCTGCGCCTCGGCCCTGGCCTCATGTATGATTTTTTCCGCTTCAGCCTCGATGTCCCTGATACTTGTATAGGTGTCCGCGGTCATAGGCTACTCTCCTTACTGTATTTGAATTGTCCACTGTTCTCCCTGTCGTCCCCCGACACGGCGGACAGGGAGAACAGGACGCTCACGGTCTGTTCCTTTCAGGGTATGAAAACATACTGGGTGCAGGTCTTCAAGATCGTGCGTATCCGCCCCAACTGGGCTTTGAAGATCAAGACCCTGCCCCCGGTGAGGGACAGTTTCATGCCGAGAATGTTCGACAACACCCTGGCTTCAATTCCCTTCGGCGAAGGGATGGCCATCGCGCTCTCCCCGGACGACACCTCGATAATCATGGGCAGCATCAGATCATTCGATTCTTCCCGGTCAAGCATGCCCGCGAGGAGGGCCAGCTCTTTTTTTTTGAAGAAATGGGCGCTTCCGTCACCGCACATAATGTGGGGCGGTTTTTCTTCAAGCAGATCCGCCAGGCTTTTGCGACGCCGCGGTACATGGGCGTTGATGGCCCTGAACTCATCAAAGAGATATCGTTCCGCCGGCGTTTCACGCATCCTGTCATCAGTAAGCATGGGCTTCTTTGCGCTCCAAAAGCTGCTTCACATACTTGAGCCGGGCCGTTTCCTCACGATCCCGCTCCTCGAATTTCATGTTCAGGTAGCGAATTGTCACGTCAAGTGCCGGAATAACGATAAATTCCAAAGCATTGTTGACCCGCTTCACTTTGTTTATTTCCGTACCCAGGAGATCCAGTGAGTTCTGGAGT
This genomic interval from Syntrophales bacterium contains the following:
- a CDS encoding YicC family protein, producing MIRSMTGYGRSETTCGTAAVIIEIKSFNHRNLEITTRVPGSLGALELLIRKKIAQCLSRGRIELVMRLETDREGTDVSVLKADLPLIRDYFDTLSRVRDELALPDPITLEMVTSIKNGIYASEQEYDDPDIRSSIEKGVDEALAALMEMKEQEGSILYRDFTDRIDRIQQWLDAVTARVPRVVAEYRQRLVERLKTLASEIEIDEARLAQEIVFMAEKSDITEELVRLDSHISQFRDLLDASEPSGRRLDFIFQEMHREINTIGSKSGDLEIARTVIDVKTELAKLREQVQNIE
- a CDS encoding PTS system mannose/fructose/sorbose family transporter subunit IID, with translation MKQDTTDTQGCIGLLRMFARSLLISASWNYSRMQNLGFAFVLAPLAESRGSKRAEFLVTHLDSFSSHPVMSSLIVGSVLKHEEALRNADAVRLKQSLAAPYAGLGVPFFWGSLRPLASILGVAAALTGSLPAPATVLIAYNAVHGHVRITGFIRAYRDGAGAMDFLRRIDMPEWGKKIRWLSCVVLAFLGAGFLSGPLFRSPEYLPGPVGALMVLAAIMLFRGLVVLRIPVLAILYGFSLITILAAGLL
- the eno gene encoding phosphopyruvate hydratase, which produces MTEIVDVSAREILDSRGNPTVEVDITLSSEIMGRASVPSGASTGEHEMLELRDGDTGRYGGKGVQKAVRNIIERIGPEITGMNCLDQRAIDLLMIELDGTPNKSGLGANAMLGVSLACARAAAEVLGLPLYRYLGGVSACELPVPMMNIINGGQHADNNVDIQEFMIMPLGAPSFREGLRMAAEVFHSLKSVLKERGYNTAVGDEGGFAPDLKSNEEALMVIMEAVQQAGYEPGTHVAIALDAAASSFYREGRYVLAAERKSEHSAEELVDYYERLVSRYPIVSIEDGLAEDDWDGWKLLTDRLGGQIQIVGDDLFVTNKERLARGISRGVGNSILIKLNQIGTLSETLETILHAREAAYTTVISHRSGETEDTFIADVAVAMNCGQIKSGSLSRSERLAKYNRILRIEEELSSAGIYRGRAALYCIM
- a CDS encoding 1-acyl-sn-glycerol-3-phosphate acyltransferase → MLEKLTHRIERGDYPSRKLLSRLYRWISRAGEHYEGELSAPTRYPFFWILDRMLSRVTIAQEDVETLKDLSTRGIVVYSLKNRSQLNCLIIRSLLAGNDIDPPAYCHGTGMLLWQPYRKAIRTLVSRIINNPYRNKYLKRITTEGKSSLIYVRGSAHVSSPYPKDPLLQLIEAQPEMTAPVFLVPQLVVYGRRREREVRSFMEILFGPSDNPGPVRRSVLFFRFSRKAAVISCKPIDLQQFMAENRNASPGILSNLLRQEITSRINAERRSILGPLLKSRDEIVGQVLRDVEMVRVMQEIAEEEGSELQDVVRKASRYLHEIAADYRDSYIAVLDRILTWVWNNIYDGVVIDREGLAKIREISKKMPFVIVPCHRSHIDYLLIHYIFYYNNIQLPFIAAGNNLLVWPIGHIFRRSGAFFLRRTFAGNRLYAQVFEKYIKVLLQEGHPLEFFIEGGRSRTGKMVMPKYGLLSMVIQAYREKACDDIAIIPVYIGYDKVIEEKSYLQELGGGVKKKESTAGIVKSSRVLKKRYGRVYLNIGEPIQIKEYLDRADPSIEERTTEERQSLYRKMGYEIAHRINDVSVVTPFALVAAALLGHYRRGIAHDDLRSIIDELHDYLEHRKVCFSSTFAGIDYAITEALNFFESSGNISKMGIDEDDEPDEEFAEIIYSVESGRRMGLEYYKNTILHFFLPISFVAASILSSDEDTILLSRVMEDYRFLKRLFWNEFIFDDESDDLEEIRETLLYLADRGMVARDHFFDETSRLIITGRGRISLAPFAGLIQNYIESYWIVLRGSSYLKNKERSDRDLLRKTHKLGMKMYKKGEIAREEALSPPNYQGALRFLNDAGVVTVSSGSVEGGRKREKKRETKTVVLNEDRSRLETIRQKLFKFVSPR
- a CDS encoding HPr family phosphocarrier protein, with the translated sequence MKRVQAFTLKNELGLHARVAATLVNTAKRFKARITYERDGIIVDGKSILGILTLACPKGGRIIIVADGPDSAEAMKAFETLIEDKFGEE
- the ptsP gene encoding phosphoenolpyruvate--protein phosphotransferase, whose amino-acid sequence is MTIQGSKRTIVLKGLGVSPGIADGRAHLLDNHSTMPFAHREISHPALIEREIGRFRQALEDSERELAAIREKLETIDGIGPLILEVHAMMLKDAGLREQTAGFIKKNGINAEWALEMTLTRYRGIFNRMEDEYLKARIRDIEDVVQMILRHLSGAGKETIDDIDEKTIIVAHDLSPAETVQLKVRKILAFATDVGGKTSHTTIVARSLGIPAVVGLEHITREVRNDDILVVDGTSGVVIINPDQETLKRYEDKKLHYRLLEETYLKEARLPAVTRDNLRIGVGANLEFIEEIPSAVHHGANGVGLFRTEFFYINREQPPTEEEHFNHYRPLIENEHLKWATIRTFDLGGDKFISDPCLAEEMNPAMGLRAVRYCLQEPEFFEVQIRGILRASAFGNTGIMIPMISGVEEIRRVKTIIERVKEGLRTEGIPFNEGIKLGIMIEVPSAAMMAGALAREVDFFSIGTNDLIQYSLAIDRVNENVGYLYKPCHPAVLQLIRHIVTAGHQAGIKVAMCGEMAGDPFCTMLLLGLELDGLSMTPLAIPRVKGIIRESTFKESKELLRRVLAFDQADEIEEYVREYMVQRFPEYCVDDHAD
- a CDS encoding DUF61 family protein, whose amino-acid sequence is MLTDDRMRETPAERYLFDEFRAINAHVPRRRKSLADLLEEKPPHIMCGDGSAHFFKKKELALLAGMLDREESNDLMLPMIIEVSSGESAMAIPSPKGIEARVLSNILGMKLSLTGGRVLIFKAQLGRIRTILKTCTQYVFIP